Genomic segment of Meles meles chromosome 17, mMelMel3.1 paternal haplotype, whole genome shotgun sequence:
AAATACCAAAATGGCTTTACTTTGGTCAACTTGTCTCCCGAGCGTCCCTTCACCACGTGGACTCAGCTCGGAGGATCAGAGTCTGTTTGCTGCCTGGACCCTGTAGGTGTGCGGGCCGCCGCGAGGACCCGCAGGGCCTGAGCAGCTGCCCCGCCACGCCGGGGGACCccgcctgctcctccccctcctgctgcACGCGGCCCGCGCCCCCTACCCTCCCCCACGACGCCCGCCGCTGCACCCGGCCGCGGCCCCCGGCCCACGCCCGGCTCCTGGAGGGAAAGGCCCCGCCCCCATCTGTTGGCGCCTCGACAACGCCCCCTCCAGCCCCGCCGAGCCTCCATCCAATAGCGAGCGCGGATGGGCGGGGTGCGGAGGCTGTCGTGAGGGGGTTCTGGCCAATGGGAAAGCGAGCCGGGCCTGGTGGGCGGAGCACCGAGGCCTTGTCACGCTCGGGTCCGTGTGAAAACGGGGGTTCCGAGTGCAAAGCAAAGTTTTTTTGTAAACCGTCTGCAAAGGCGGGGGGGCGAAGAAGGCGCCGGAGACCGGGCCGAGTGCAGCTGCCGGAGCCGCCGCCTTTTTAGCTCTTCAGGCGTCGGCTTCCCGGTTCGAGCCACAGCGGAGGAGACCAGCGACGGGAAGACTTGCGTGGAGAGCCCTGCAGATGCTCGGAGCCTTCGTATCGCGGAGCTGCCCGTCGCCCGCCCCCGCCGCTcgcctgctcctgctcctgctccggCTCTTCGTCCCCGGGCTCCGGGAGCCCCGGCTCCCCGCCTTCGCAGCCGCCGCCTCGGCCTCCGCTGCCCCGCTGAGGGTGTGGGGACTGCTAGGGTTGAGCCGGGCCTCCGCGCCGGCTCCGAGCAAGGACGCCTGAGGAGATACGCGCCGCCGGCCCGCCGGGGACGCCCTCAGGCGCGGGGGCTCCGGGGCTTGACCCCGGGCTCGTCCCCGTCCGGTCGCCGAGTCCACTCAGCGGTTTCCCGAGCGGGCCCGGTCGGGCGGCGAGAGCCCCGCGCCGTCCTCCCGCCTCCGCCGCCGGGTCGCCGGCCGCCGGCGAGTCGCCGCCACTGCCAGTGCAGCCGCCGGGCCGCGCTCGGCGGGCCCGTGAGCCGCAGCCATGGGGTGCTGGGGTCGGAACCGGGGCCGGCTGTTGTGCATGCTGATGCTGACCTTCATGTTCATGGTGCTGGAGGTGGTGGTGAGCCGGGTGACCTCGTCGCTGGCGATGCTCTCCGACTCCTTTCACATGCTGTCGGACGTGCTGGCGCTGGTGGTGGCGCTGGTGGCTGAGCGCTTCGCCCGGCGGACCCACGCCACCCAGAAGAACACGTTCGGCTGGATCCGGGCCGAAGTGATGGGGGCTCTGGTGAACGCCATCTTCCTGACCGGCCTCTGCTTCGCCATCCTGCTGGAGGCCATCGAGCGCTTCATCGAGCCGCACGAGATGCAGCAGCCGCTGGTGGTCCTCGGGGTCGGCGTGGCCGGGCTGCTGGTCAACGTGATGGGGCTCTGCCTCTTTCACCATCACAGTGGCTTCGGCAACGACTCCGGCCACGGCCATTCGCACGGGGGTCACGGCCACGCCAAGGGGGTCCGCAGCAAGAGCAACCGCACCGGGGACAGCGACGGCAACGTGACCCCGGGCGACCAGAGGCCCGACCAGGAGGAGACCAACACCCTGGTGTCCAATAGCAGCAACTCCAACGGGCTGAAAGTGGACCGGCCAGGTGAGGAGAGAGTGGCCACCGCAGGTGGTTGGGTCAGGGGGAGCCGGGACCCTAGCCTGGCCCTGGGCGGGATGGCCCGCACGCCCCCTGGTGCCCGCGccgcgctgccgccgccgcctctAGCCCTCCGGGTCCCGCACCCGCAGGGCACACGAGGAAACAGGACCCCTTGCGGCCGGGACGCGCGGctgggggtggcggtggggaCTGTGTGGTTTTGACCGTGGGGAAGGGGTCGGGAGGTGACCGTCAGCCCGCTGCGATGCACGGCTGCACTTGGACGCCCTGACTTGCAGTCCTTTCGAGAGACTGTGTTTTTCACGGAATCAAAAGTGCTTCCTAAATAAATTTCTCGCCCCCACCCCTTGGGAAACGGAGAGGATCCCCAGTTTATCCTTAGTGGTTGGCCGTTTGAAGCATTGCCCTGCCCAAGCGGTTCTTGTGCCCTTTGAACAAGTTTCTCAGTATTATATTCAGAGCCATCTAGCCATGGACTTTCCTGAGCTCAAAACACTGGTTAAAGGTTTCTTTCAAGAACGGCAATGTATATTTCAGTTAATTACCTAAAGTTTGAGCTTAATCCTGCAAATCCTTCATTTAGGACCAGTTTGGTCATGTTTAACATTTCACTTAGGACTTTCCAAAATCATACCAAAATAAATGTGATGATAACTTACTCATCTTTTTTATTGGTTGCCTTCATTCTAAATATAATTGCTCTTGAAGGCAATTTGGAAAATGTTGGAAGACAAgagctgggaaaaggaatcaaCCAAAGCCCAACTACCTAGGCTCTAATGACGTTAGCAGTTTGGtgtatttctttctaatttttttcatttatatttatttgcttagTGGTATGGTACTATGTAGACAGCTTCTTGTTTTTTGAAGATGCAGGATATCATGTTAATGAAATAGAACTTGTACATTGAAAAGGTTTAATAAACAATTGAATATCCCCTCACTTCACTCTGCAAGGTGTTACTCCAAAGAAAATTAAGCTCCTTTCGTGTGTATATATAGTAATTCCTTTTACGAGATGGGTACATTTGGTTTAAGAGCCTGTAGGGTAGATAGAGCTCATTTATTTCACCTTTTCCTGAAGTTTATTGTCGTTGATGGGTTTATATCGCTGATTTGTCAGTTTCTAAACCCTCTCCACCAAGAGACTCTGGTTTATATTCATGACAAAAGTTTGAGTTAGCCACAACACACCTTCATGACAAAGAGTGACTAGAGCTCTGTCAAATCAGGCATTTGTGGTAGACGTCTCCATAATTGGCATTTAGTTTATGGGGGATAGCattcaattttatgttttcttgtgtttttgtatATGCCAAAAAGCATAAGGGAATGTTCTCAGGACCCCTAACCCCCACAGAAAAGACGAACTtttttgggaggtggggaggtaaCAGTGTGGTTCGATTAGGGAATTAGTATCTTCCTAATGACTTATGTAGCCCTGGCTGCTATGCCCTGGCTTGTTCCCAGTATGTCATTTTATACTAAACTGCCCTGAGCACACTTTTAAATTACGTTCCATGAAAAATTTTCACCTCTTTCACTAAAATGGAATTAGATGAAGATGTTTGTATAAACAATTTAGATGTATTTGCTacagcattttttctttctttgtagatCCAGAAAAGTCGGGAAATGATGCGGTGGAAGTACAAGTGAATGGGAATCTTATCAGAGAACCTGACCAGGTGGAATTGGAAGATGATGATAAGGCTGCACAGCTTAACATGCGTGGAGTTTTTCTGCATGTCTTTGGAGATGCTTTGGGTTCAGTGATTGTAGTAGTAAATGCCTTGGTCTTTTACTTTTCTTGGAAGGGTTGTCCTGAAGGGGAGTTTTGTGTGAATCCATGTGCCCCTGACCCCTGCAAAGCATTTGTAGAAGTACTTAATAGTACCCACACAGCAGTTCATGAGGCCGGTCCTTGCTGGGTGCTATATTTAGATCCAACTCTTTGCATTGTAATGGTTTGTATACTTCTTTACACAACTTACCCATTACTTAAGGAATCTGCTCTCATTCTTCTGCAAACTGTTCCCAAACAAATTGATATAAAAAATTTGATAAAAGAACTTCGAGATGTTGAAGGAGTTGAGGAAGTTCACGAATTACATGTTTGGCAACTTGCTGGAAGCAGAATCATTGCCACTGCCCACATAAAATGTGAAGACCCGACATCATACATGCAGGTGGCCAAAATCATTAAAGACGTTTTTCATAATCACGGAATTCACGCTACCACCATTCAGCCTGAATTTGCTAGTGTAGGCTCTAAATCAAGTGTAGTCCCATGTGAACTTGCCTGCAGAACTCAGTGTGCTTTGAAGCAATGTTGTGGGACACGGCCACAAGCCCCTTCtggaaaggaagcagaaaaggCCCCAACAGTTAGCATTTCTTGTCTAGAACTTAGTGACAATCTAGAGAAGAAGCCCAGGAGGACTAAAGTTGAAAGCATCCCAGCTGTTGtgatagagattaaaaaaatgccAAACAAACAACCTGAATCATCTTTATGAGTCTTGAGAAAGATGTGATATTTGACTTTTGCTTTAAACTGCAAGAGGAAAAAGACTCCATTGAAATTCTAAGTTTGCCAAGTAGTGTAATTGAAGTCCTTGTCTGGTCACACAGTTTAATTCTATTTTTGTAAGAACATAATGGGACTGCTTAACAGAGTTCTATATTACAACTTCGTGATTATTAGTGCAGAGTACAGCCATGCTGTAACAATTTTGGAAAGCCAGTTTTAACGCTAtgttacatttttgtttaaagtAAGTATAAACCTTATATAACATAATGACATTTGATTTCCAGTTTTTCCATGGTAAAAAATTAATTAGGgggataaataaattaaaattgttactggaatttctctgcttttcttttcccccagtgttatactttgtttttagaattataaTCACTAACCTTGAAAAATCATCAACAGGTTTGTTTCCTTTGACGTTTTAGGTAATACTTACTTGCCCTCTGAAATCATTACAGAGCCTAATGGCAGCATGTTTTTAAGAATGACTCGTGGCTATTATTAGGAAAAAATCCCCTTTTTTCTTCACATGGGGTACTAAAGATCAGTTACCATCCTGGATTCTATATTGCTGAGTATTATTCTAATAAACAGTTGAGATAATTAACAAGTTGAACCATGGTTTATATCTAGTAGGACATACGGAGAGTAAGAGCAGGGAAGAAGGTTTAccaaattaaatatttacattggTGTAAGTTAATACTCAGAcagcatttttaaattatcaggAGAATTTTAACTCGTTTTCTTTTACCAAAGTTAGTCTAAAATGTGGACATGTTCACCAGCATTACTTTCTTTGAAAGATTGGCATTAGGAGCATTGAGCTGAAGGTTTACTTACAAAATATATACAGTAGATTTTTTAAGGACATTAAAGCTAATCTGATAGTTACATGTTAAATGCAAGCTTATTCGTGTAATCTTTCAAATTGTAGATATTTAAACAAAACTTAGAAGAGTCATTTCATGGTGACAGATCATGAGTGGATTCAAATGGAGCTTTTTTCAAGGACAACCAGCCCGGCCGTGCTTTGCCTGGAGCCACTGAtacaggagaaaaaggaaatccaaTGGTTAATGCAGTTTGGataataaattcttcaaaaagttaaggcaaaattaataattaaaattctgtAGGTCATCCTGTCTTGACATTGCTCAGATCTTGCAAGAGTGGCTTATTTTGTAAGATGCCACAGTATCTACACAGGAAATTGTTCTTGGCTATTTCGTTGTTGCTATGGGTTTCGAATCCATACGCAAATAGTATTTAAGGATatttaagttatatttttcttGACAGAGGGGTTATGCTTTGTGAAGAAACTAGATTTTTGTCCTCATAAGGATGAATATTAATATCAGTTATCATGTATAGCtctatttttctagaaataaggTATCCTGACTACTTCGGTAACTTTTATAGCTGACTACTTTGGGGATGGCTATCTTTTGGGATTtgaaattattcattgtttaatGGGTCTGAAGATGAAAGCGTGGGTTGGCATTGGACAGTTAACTTTTTAAAGGGGTCTTTTTGTGGTAGATGGTGTGTTTTTTTCTAGTGTAAGCCTATTGCTGGCAATGGGCCTATTTAAGAACAGCTGATTTTTCCAATGAGAATGAGGTAATTTTAGGAACACAGTTTGTAAGTTCACATTTGCTATAATGGGCCCAAACCATAACCTGCCAATTTGCAATACATCTTGATCTTTTAATACTCTTACCTGATAATTGTGTAATTCAATTCCTAAGCTGGAAGTTACTTTGAattttgcaaaaaaatttttttaaacatgaaattcGGGAATCTCACATGGGTTAAAGAAAGCTTCAAACCGTACTGTATCACATACATTCCTGATTCAACACTTAAAAACCACAAACCATTTTATTAAGATCTTAAAACAGTTTACGTTATAGGAACATTTTGGTAATGACACATAAAATAGGATAACTGGTAAAATACATTCAGGGGGGTTTTCTTTACAAATGCTTTATTGGGTCTTTCTTAAAGGTTGTATAATGTATAAGACATCAGCTAAATGagggtttgtatttttttttaatggtgtatAAGCATGGGacaagggcttttttttttctttttttcccagaagtGCTTTGAAGGTAACAGCCTTTAGATTTCAGTTGTTTCACTTTCATAATTCTTGAATCACTTACATATAACCAAGTGGTACCatagaattcttttttcaaaGGACTTTGTCATAATAGCAAAATCTGTGGGCACTGACCCACCTTTTGAGTTTTAGCagagaattatttatttctttacaatGCACTTTCTAACCCATTTTTagcattatcttttaaaaaatgcttttatatttaaatattgtgGGATTTAAGTGTCTTTTCCAAAATAGCTTATTCCTTCCTggaagaaaatgagggaaaatacCCTGAATTCTTAGGAGACTTAAACCCGATATTTAAATACGCTGTTTTATAGTAAAAACGCATCAATTTTAGGAGGTGCATCTCTCCTGCTGGCTCTTTTATACTTGAGCAAGATCAGTGTATTCAGTAGAATATGTGTTTAGAAACTTGTTGTTGTCTCAGTTTAGTGAAAAGGAGGTGCTGCATGTGCCTGAAATGGAACCAGCTCCAGTTTTTCCAAGCCAAATGCCGCCTTAGTGAGCAGAGAGTTCCTTCTTTGTCACCTTTCAGCTTCCGCGATTGTTCAGCAAGGGTTTTTTGACGGGCATCTGCGTTGTAAAAGTACAGACTAGAACCTTAAAAAAGTCCAAAAGGGCAAAAACTTAGGTGTATGAATTTTAGCATTTTAGAAAACAAGGTTTGAGTAACTAAGGTATGTAATTTGAATAGGAAAAATTTCCATCAAGAGCACCTTGGAAAAATCTCAGTAGGTAGGAGACTGTTAACATGTTTGTATCCTGTTAACATGCTCAGTTAATTTTGAAGTTTTGGCAAGTTTCGAGGGAAAGGGCCTATGGAACCTAATGTGAAGTATTTAGTAGGCTAACTGGTATTAAGTTGAagattcttttgttgtttataagcagATATCATTTGAATGATATGTCATTTACCTGCTGTCTTAAGATGTTCACACATATAACAAATACGGAGAGTAATTCtacaatatagaaatatttattttaatggagTTTCAGTTAAAGCATAAAACAGTGTTAAAACTCTTGGGAAGGtggagggtttttgttgttttttaaatggaaaactgTCAAATACAGTGTTTGGCCATCTGAAATGGGAATTGTAATAGCACTATTTTGATGTAGCTCTACCAATATTATGTGGCAATGCTATTTTGTTTTACCAACAAGCTCTGGAATATTCAGCAGTCATTTTCACTGGCACAAGAGCCTTTTGTATGTCATTCAGTTTAAACTTTTAAACCAAAAATTTTGTGGTCCAGTGTCTTTGGCAAAAAGATGCTGAAGGGAATGAATGTAACATACAATTACTATATGGCTATatagaaaaagacacaaattgcCATGTTATGGTCCTGCCTTGAAACAGCACAATGAAGTGTATCGATGTATTGTGTGATTCTTTATGAAACTTCCATGTTGTTTTGTGTCGACCATAGCCTGTCCTTAGGGCCAGATGTGGCACAGTTAAATGCAAGTATCATCTCATTCAATGCGGATGCACATAAAATGTCCTTTAGTGCTGCAACATTTTACCTaactttttgtatgttttatgacCGTGCGTTGTTTTCCAAAGCTGTTCCTACCTCACCATGAGGCTTTATGGATTGTTATGtattataaatgttctttatgAGACAGACTACTgtgtttcttctcatttattaaaagttaagtagaaaaataaactaattttaaTATCTACATTGTTTTGTGCATGTGGCCTCCCCTCCTACACCACGTTGGCTTATGTAGATTTCAGGTGTTTAAAGGGAAATCGCAGCTGAAGTGTTGCTGGGCGTGCAGGATGACCAGGCTACAGGATAgtattgggaaagaaaaaaatgggcaaaaattgCAAAAGGAATAGAAAGGATAACACAGTAAAGACTAACATGAAGTATTCAATCGCTGTGAAGTTTTTTTGTTAACTAACATTAAGCATTTACATAATGTAATCACAGATTAACCTGCTGCTTTTGAAGCATAGTTACTAACAaggattattaaatattttacaatttccTTAAAGAACTTGTGCTTCTGGCTGGGAAATAAGCAGAGAAAACTTGCAGAAGAAAACCATTTGGCAAAAAAAATGGCAAGAGATAATAGAACCGATACAGTGATACTCCCAAGGAAGGGATGAAAATCTTTGGAAAGGATTCATGTAGGTTAAAGCTGAAAGGAGGGATGGGGGCAGAGAGTCAAGGGGGCATAGAATGGAGGATTGAGGATCAAAAGGTAGGACCaaagagagggtggtggggtggcggggtggcttaggtcatggtcctgggactgagacccaccttgggctcccttctcagcggggatcctgcttctccctctccctctgcctgcagctccccttgcttgtgctctctctgtcaaatgaataaaatcttcaaagtgcAAAAAGGTGGTAGTGCCATGTCAACGGgtttgaatttgattttgtagGAATGAAGGAAGCCTTCAGTATTTGG
This window contains:
- the SLC30A1 gene encoding zinc transporter 1; protein product: MGCWGRNRGRLLCMLMLTFMFMVLEVVVSRVTSSLAMLSDSFHMLSDVLALVVALVAERFARRTHATQKNTFGWIRAEVMGALVNAIFLTGLCFAILLEAIERFIEPHEMQQPLVVLGVGVAGLLVNVMGLCLFHHHSGFGNDSGHGHSHGGHGHAKGVRSKSNRTGDSDGNVTPGDQRPDQEETNTLVSNSSNSNGLKVDRPDPEKSGNDAVEVQVNGNLIREPDQVELEDDDKAAQLNMRGVFLHVFGDALGSVIVVVNALVFYFSWKGCPEGEFCVNPCAPDPCKAFVEVLNSTHTAVHEAGPCWVLYLDPTLCIVMVCILLYTTYPLLKESALILLQTVPKQIDIKNLIKELRDVEGVEEVHELHVWQLAGSRIIATAHIKCEDPTSYMQVAKIIKDVFHNHGIHATTIQPEFASVGSKSSVVPCELACRTQCALKQCCGTRPQAPSGKEAEKAPTVSISCLELSDNLEKKPRRTKVESIPAVVIEIKKMPNKQPESSL